A window of Ananas comosus cultivar F153 linkage group 11, ASM154086v1, whole genome shotgun sequence genomic DNA:
tcgttgggttaactttaaccctttagcgcatcaaatggcgatatcttcgtgcccactcgtcggatcgacgaaccgtcttcgcctacgcgtttataagcataggaattaggtttctaacccctcaaaagagatcaaacctcacTATTTACAAAATCCTCAAAATCTAACCCTAGGGTTAGGATCCATGAGAAGCTATGGattctagcttcattgtgagctaaatccatgatctctaagctcattaggttccatttgaaccatcaaaagcaacaaaaccatccaaaccctagaaatctcaagtttagggttgaggcttacctctagggtttgctccaaagcaagccctagcttgaaAACGTGGAGgaggagagcttcttctccttccccttggtcttctccttccttttcttcctctctttttccttcttttcccttttcttttccttttctccttcttcttcaaccggttagagagagagagagggagctagagagagagaggggctgtgggagtgagagaagagagagctgagagtgagagggatataatctctattgtaacaatatgctaaaaagccctccatttatcagattttgcaacttaacccgctGCCTGCgcgctcttgtaccggtacacgggatcttgtaccggtacaaggccttaTACCGAGTGCAAGCCGAGCCTCGGGTTTCTTTGtttcgcagagcttgtaccggtacaagccagccttgtaccggtacagcgcctgaagccgagagctacgcagcctgctgcgatggctgtaccggtacagccatcacccttgtaccggtacagcagctccagaatgcaGATTTTCGATCTGTTTCGATTTTTTTTCGCGTCCAATAACGCTAAAACTATTCCAAaacttttggaactcatttttactcttccaaacatgttgaaataccgaatggaacttgtccaaatcgtttaatcgcccactttggcccatttggccaaagttagccaatatcgtcggatttcgatatcttacattctccaccccttaaaaggagtttcgtcctcgaaacaactAGCTCGTAAATCGAACTTAGACTCTTACCTCAATCCccaaacaagtgaggatgattcgcttTCATCTGATCttcgagttcccaagtggcttcgcgatcgtcgtgattgctccaccggactttaacatagggaatttctcggtTCCTTAGCTTGCGCACCTCTCGAGCCAAAAtctctaccggaaactcttcatagctcaagtcatCTTGAAGTTCCGGAGGCTCATATAGCATCNGGGGGAAGCTGTAGGGCTTTTGGCAGGTGTTGTTTTCAATCAAGGCCTGTTTATATTCATTTCATTTCACTGGTCCTCCTGAGTCTGTAACATCTTAATTTGTACAGGAAAATTTGTCTGGTCAAGTTCAGGTGACAGCTTATTGTATTGTATATGTTTCTGTGTTGCATTGTTGCAGTCACTAGTAGCTATTTCATAACTGATCCCAAGTTCACTAAtcttattttaaacaaaattattaGTTGACTAATCTGGTGATTCGGTTCTTAAATATCTGTACTAGCATCCAAACAACCTTAAGCCTAGCGTGGGATCGCGATTTTAGAAGCACTCATTTTCATACTTTGAAAAGTCGTAAAAAGCTGGGACCAAGTGGCTATTTTGCCTGAATTTCagagttttttttgttttttaaaccaAGAAGCAAAAGTTCAATCAATACTAAGCATGCCAAAAAGTGTGAAGCAAAAGTTAATCAGCAGAATACTTGATCAAATTTTAGCTTTGTTCAATAAAAATTCATTTACCTCATTGCAGTTTTGAGGCAATTTGAACTAATAGCTGCTTCATATCTTCCAACTGTGATTCATAATTCTTTTGCATCCCTTGTAATTTCTACTCATAATTTTGCTGCATCTCTAGCAACTTAGAGTCATAGTTACTTCGCATGTCTTGTATTTGTGCTTGTAACTTTCGCATATCTTCCGAAGGATCTACTCCTCCATTCTCCATATTCTTAATTTGAGCTTGTACTCCGAATAGTTGAGTTGGGGTGACACCAATTCCATATCCCTTTACTCGGCCATACCGATCTTTTCCAATGACTTCGGTAAATGCTTCATTTTCAGTTTTTGCTTCCTTTTCTATTAACTTCGTAATATTATCCTGCATTAAAGATAAATTGAGAACTAACTATTAACGTATATAAAGTGAAACTACACACAAATTATATAAGTTTCAATTGGACTAATTAAAGATCCTAAACTTTCACTCTGAAAAAAAGTCTATACACTTATTTGGTGTACATACCAAAACCTCTTGAGAACTCTTATCATATGTCCCATCCTTACGTTTGTGGGTTAATGCAAAAAACTCGACACGTCCCGGCTCTCTTCCATTTTCCTTTTCCTGTTATTAATTGTACAAACAAGAAttttaataagaaaatatatattacaaataaaaCAATCATATCAACTATCTATATGAcgaattaagaaaaaatattgacATACAAATTGATCTCTTTTCCGAGCAAAACTCATAGAACCAGTTGTATGAGGAGTAATATGCTTGGCACGCGCTACCTTTCCAATTTGAGAGTATgactaacaaaataaaattgttaattgatcaaattaaaaaaatgtgattACCTAGCATCATAAAAGTAATTGAAAGAACaagaatattaaaaagaaatgcCATGAAATGAGGTACAACCTTGCTTTTCTCCGAGAACCAATAACGTACAAGGTCTATCCATTGTTGGGATGTAAATCCACTTGGCACATTACTTGCAACTTCTTGCTCCGTATAATTATCTATCATATATTTTCCTTTAAGTTCACACTTGAAGTCCTTCCATTTTCTACTTAGTGACTTCAATACCCACTTCTCAATGTTGCCATTGGAAGGAAGCAAAAACTTACTCtacataaattgaaaaaaaaaatcataaatatcaaCAACTAAAATTCTGCTCTACATATATATCAGcagttgaaaaaaaagaataagagatCAATGGAGATAATTGATTGTTCTACCTCAGCATTGGCCATGGGGATCAAAGGCCTAAAGTAgtgcactaattaattaaaaggccTATAGTAGTAGTGTTGTGAGTTGTAATTAAGGATGTGTTGTGCTTTGTGTAGCAGGGTTCGTAGGGGTACAATTGATGATTTCCATATAACTTAAGAggcataacaaaaaaaaaatttacttaccCGAGTCAACAAGAGCAGTTTAGTTTTGAACATAAGAGGCATAACTTTCCAACTTGGATAGTGAATCGGACATAAATTTGGCCTTCGTGCAATAATCCCAAGCCACCCACCTAAGATGCCCCCACTTTTTTTCACCGGTTGGCCCAACAAATTGCATACTATCACCACTCTTTCTCCATCCGGTAAACTCCACACATCCTTTGCATGCATTGttgatttctttcttttctttccttggcTATCTACAAATTTGggagaaaattataaaattatatattatctattcaaCATTGAGCCAAGCATATATACAAAAAGCTACTATTTATAATAAGAGATAAAAGTTACCAATTATCTCCACTGCATCTATATACTCTGTTTCAGCTGATTCTTGAACTTGAGGTTGAGTTTGTGAAAATTCAGATTGTGAGGATTCCATGTGTGATGAAGTAGGCTTTGAGGCAGCTTGCGCAGAATTAAATCTTGAGAAATGTGTAGCATCATCTTCACTAGTTTGGGAATTATTGTCTTCAACTATCTTTCTCAATCTTTTCAGCTTAGCCATAATTTCTGCACAATCAACAAATCTTTTAAATGATCTTTCTTCAATGTagctaaagaaacaaaaagagataCTTCAAATTATAGACAAAGGGAATGAGATAGACTCCTTTTACAGGCTTGCACCTGCGCAAGGGAATTGAATTATCATAATGAGAAGAATCCTGCAAGTCAATGCAAATTTCTAGGAACCTAGCTAGAtgccctcctcctctgccaAACAGCAGCAATAGCAACAGCAAAAGCAACAACAgaagcagtagcagcagcagctgcagtttCAGCCTAAGAAAGGATCCCAATGAATAAATGCTATCCTATTTAAGcctctctgtctctcttttCAATGTGTTGGAATGGTGGTTGTGGTAACTTCTCTCTCTGCTAGTGTACTAGCTTTTGCTACTGAGAGAAGCAGAAACAAAATAATGAGTCACAAAAGCAGAAGCACCGAATTGGCTCTGCTGATTCTGCTGCAAAAAGAATATATTGGCCATAGTTTACATACTACTACTTCTACAGTATTACTTAGACAACACTTCATCAACCTAGCAATATATACCTTTAAACATAGTCAAACAAGTTGTAAGAAACATTTGAAACAGGTCGTTTGTGGCACTAAATAGACAAGTTGTTCAAGTCTATGAAGGTTTACCCAGTCACAAACAGAGGGCAAGATCTAATGTTACCATTTGAACATCGATTCAAGAGAAAGGCCTTTGTTCAAATTCAGATTAATGCTAACAATTTAAGTTCCACAATTTGATGTTTAAATCCGCCCAGTAGAGCATAACTGCCAGATAAATACATAAAAAGCATCATATGAGGCTAATGCTGACATTAACCAACATAGTAGAGAACTTTGTCAGATCGACAGAATAACAGATTTAACGAAACAAACTCTATTGACAATTAAGTATGGCCATAGTGTAAAATCTACTGGAAAAGCAGTAAGCAATAAGTAGAATATAGGTTTTCTAGTATGAAAGCAAAAATAGAAAGGGTGAAAAAGGAGCAACCAATTTAATTAGACGTAAAGATCCCGACCGAAATTCATAATCTATACCCCTTAAATCAGCAAAAGATGCAGAAGCTGAAATATAACGAGTAATTCCAGAAATGGTTAATTAATAGATATGACAATAGTAGATCCAACTCGCAAAAGAGAAATTTAACAAgattatatataaacaaatcaaTCCAGCAGAGAAATTCTTTCAATGCTAGCAACCACAAGGCACacatagaagaaaagaaagcagCCATATTGATAAAGTATTAGCTTATGAAGTAATGAAGCTCTGGATGATCCATCCATTCAATACAATATTCAAATGCACAGGATTTCTTCTCTTGGAGTCTTCATCTAAAAAGGTTGCAAGAGATTTTATGCTTATAACATATTCAAAAGAGCACTTACAAGGATTTTGACCATGAGAAAGTTTATCCTAGTTCTTTCAACAAAACCACCTAGCTCCTTCAACACATGTTGATCATGCCCTTTTGAATCCAGGATCTCTTCAAGTcatttgatcaaatattttagCCATAAATAGTGCCAAAAACAATTAAGCAATCCTGTAATCAATAAGTATATATCTCAAGTATATGTTCATGTATGTATACAGTGTCCAATTGGTCCTAGAATATACTAAAAGACTAACTGCATACAGGTTCAATTATCAGAAGACCGATCTTTAGAAGACAAGGTAGAAAAAGAGGACACTGAACAAGTTGTAACTTCTTCAAAACCTTCTATAAACTGCAGCAAGAGAGGGGGAAAACAACACCAGGCTATGACATTTAAGTAATGAACGGTTCATAGATATGAACAAAGAGGAATACTCAACTTACCGTATATCTATTAGCCTCTCTTCCGCTCCAAGTAGAGTAGCAACTAACATGTTAAAAAAGGTGTTAAATAATCAGGTTGGTTAGAACCAAACAAATTTCTTGtgcatacaaaataaaaaagtataccTTGAGTAAAGGATGCAACGGGACAGTAGCTTGAATCTCACCACTTTTTGCTAATTCCGCAATCACCTTGTCGAAAGCACCatcataaagaaaaattaaaatagagaaGTTTTGTGCATGACACTAACCAcccaaaaaaagtttaaaatattactaattCACAAAAAGATATTTAATAAGAGGAAAGTGGATTAGAACTGCAAGCCACTAAAGTTTGAGTATATAAAAACTAGACTAGACACTCTAAATACTATATAGAGACTATAATACATCAAAGTACATTATTTTCATTAGTATCTTTTCTAGCCCAACTTATACAGTCATTTAATTCATCAGTAACAA
This region includes:
- the LOC109717295 gene encoding uncharacterized protein LOC109717295 isoform X2; translation: MAKLKRLRKIVEDNNSQTSEDDATHFSRFNSAQAASKPTSSHMESSQSEFSQTQPQVQESAETEYIDAVEIIDSQGKKRKKSTMHAKDVWSLPDGERVVIVCNLLGQPVKKSGGILGGWLGIIARRPNLCPIHYPSWKVMPLMFKTKLLLLTRSKFLLPSNGNIEKWVLKSLSRKWKDFKCELKGKYMIDNYTEQEVASNVPSGFTSQQWIDLVRYWFSEKSKSYSQIGKVARAKHITPHTTGSMSFARKRDQFEKENGREPGRVEFFALTHKRKDGTYDKSSQEVLDNITKLIEKEAKTENEAFTEVIGKDRYGRVKGYGIGVTPTQLFGVQAQIKNMENGGVDPSEDMRKLQAQIQDMRSNYDSKLLEMQQNYE